TCCATGAACTGATAGCTTTCCAACTCCCCATCTTTTCCCCATTGCCACAAATATTATTattgctaatcagggaactaTTTTTGAATGTGCACTGTTGCCCTAGCTAAATATTTCCAGGTGCAACTGATTTAccggctgtgtgatcttgggcacaCTACTtaacctctgtgcctcagtttctcatctggaaaaaaaaatatatatatatatatatatacatatatatatatatatatatatatatatattaaaacaacAGTATTTACCTCACTCAGCTTTCCAGAAAGCTTTCATTTGTAAAGAGCTTAAAACAACACCTGGTGAATACTAGCGCTATTAGAGGGCTTCTATCATAACTATTATATCGGTTTTTATCGTTATAACTGCTGATGAAGAACAAGCAGAACTCTGTCCTGCTTTGTCACGGTCACTAATGAAGATGCTATGGACAGATCGTTTCGGAGCATCTCCGCGGCGGCCGCGGATTTCAAGAGGCGCGGATCCACGCAGAAGATCAGGGCTTGCAACCCCCGGCCTGGCGCCGAGTAGGGGCGCGGTGCTCGATTTCCTTCCCTGCCTCCGCCGGCCCTGGTGCGCATGCTCAGTCCTGCTCGGCCCGCTGCTGTGATTGATTTTTTCCTGGGCAGCCGCGGCGACCCGGGACCGGCTCCGGGATGGGGAGAGAAGCCCCCGGAGCCGCCGCGGCGGCTGCTGCGGCGCCGTGAGGAGCAGCCACGGGGAGGCAGCTGCCGCTCGTCGGTGAGTAGTCGAACCGCCACCATGACGTTTCGTAAGAAGGGCTCCAAGAACCCCCCACTCCTGAGCCTGGAATTCATCCTGCAGAATCATGCGGACTTTGTCGCCTGTGTGGGGATGTTCTTCGTGCTGGGGCTCATGTTCGAGGGGACGGCAGAAGTATCGATCGTTTTTATTACTCTCCAGCACGGGGTTACCTTCCCTGCAGCCGAAGCAGAAGCAGCAGAAGCAGAACGAGCCACAGCACCCAAGTTCCTCTATCACTATGGTGCCAAAGACTTGGCCACCGTGTTCTTCTACACGCTGGTGGCGATCATCATTCACGCCACCATTCAGGAGTATGTGTTGGATAGAATTAACAGGCGAATGCAGTTCCCCAAACAGAGGCAAGGCAAATTTTATGAATCTGGTCAGTTTAGCGTATTCTTCCTTGTCTCCTGTATCTGGGGCACATTCATTCTAGTCTCTGAAAATTGCCTGTCAGACCTGACTGCCTTATGGAAGGCTCATACCCATAACATGATGACATTTCAGATGAAGTTTTTCTACATCTCCCAGTTGGCTTACTGGTTTCACGCCTTCCCCGAACTATTATTCCAGAGAAGCAGACCTCAAGAACTCTCCCAGCAAGCTGTATATGTTGGTCTTCACCTCTTTCACATTGCGGGAGCTTATCTCTTGTACTTGAATCACCTGGGACTTCTTCTTTTGATGATGCATTATTTTGTGGAATTCCTTTCCCACTCTTGCGACCTGTTTTATTTTAGCGATGAAAAGTTCCAGAAGGAGTTTTCTCTATGGGCCATCGTGTTTATTTTGGGTCGACTTGTGACTTTAATTGTTTCTTTGATAACTGCTGGTTTTCAGCTGGCCGGAGGGCAGAATGGGGGTTCGGATGACCCTGCCGAAGATGTGAACGTGTTGGCAGCTAAAATTGCCGTTCTGTCATCCAGTTGCTCTATTCAAGCATACGTAACATGGAATTTATTTAATGTCCAGCTTCAGAGGTGGATGGAAGAAGATGCTCCTCTTCAGGCCCCAAGTGTGAAGAAGAAACGTATTAAGGGCAGATTTTGTAGAAAAGGAATGGAAAACGGTGTGGCAACTTCTAATTGACTACTAGATTCTCCCCAGATGAGGAAAGGAAAGTCTTCATAATGAATTTGCAAGTTAATTGACTAATGTCTCCAAAGAAGTCTGCTCTTTACTATAACATACCTTTCTTTgctaagagaaggaaatggcaaccagtattcttgccaggatagtccatggacagaggggcctggtgggctgcagtcaatagggtcacaaaagagtcggacaccagtgAGCAACTGAGCTCGCgggtacacacacgcacacacacacccacacacacacccacacacccacacacacacacacacacacacacacacaccctatctTCGCtaaagaattttctgtttttgaaaatatattgtctttgatttttgttaCTGTACTCTGTAAGGTATTTTTGAAGGCATTTGAGGAGAGAGTATTATGAGTGCAAAAAAATTTAGACTAAGCTATTCATCATcaaaatagtttaaatatttctacgctgttttattttattattattattttttacctttgaacattttcctaatgatttgtAGAGATAACTCCAAAATCTCATGTGTCAGTGACACAGTTCTTACTCCTGCCAATCTTTTGTAATGTTAACAAGATGGTCTTTTATAGCGATGAcatatttttaatgttctcttccaggataaaatagaaatattataaatCTGGAATTCgacttcattaatttttctgtattccctaagtcttagaattttttttttttaatttacaactgGAGAAAAGATTTGTAAAATTACCAAAATAATGATGTGTTTTATAGGTAATGGTTGTTACATCCCACTAAAAACCCCAAGATACTAATGGTTAACATGTAGAGATTTATTGCTATATATTGAATCAAAATATCTTGAATTAATATAAACTTAGCACTAGGAAGTAACATCATGCTTGTTCATTTTAAACACTTATAAActggaaatcagaaaattaaagatgGTTTAAAGAAAATCAGCCTTAAATAGCTTTTTTTGATACGtgtattaaaaattattcttaatgAGGTTTGTAATAAGTTTGATATCCACAGCATCTTAAAAGAATATTGTTTAACCTAtaaatcattttgaaaagtaatgcttatttaatttatatctcTGAAAAGAATGTCATCTGATTACATGTTAAAAACACTGAATATACTAACCTTAAATGTGAATATCATATTCTCATGGaagttttttcaaaataatataaacatagCTTTGCTGCCATCTTTAATTGGGAAATATATATCTGTATGAGACATGTTTTGGAGAGATATATgtctatatgtattatatatatatatatgtgtgtatatatacacacacatatatatatgtcctaTCCTTAGAGAAGCCAGTAGAAACAATGGACTGCAGTGGGTATTtactatatgtatttttttctctcagtctttagtttgattttatttctataatgtgagtgcttatatttttttcagtagacagtgctttaaaaatatgcTAGGATAAGGTTATATACCTCCTGTTGCTCTCTGTTTTCCCCCACTATGTCTCCCATCTCTCTACTTTTGATAACTTTCCCTTGGCTTGTTGTAAGTAATCCAACCTTCCTAATCACAGAGGTCCCTGCAAATTAAACTTAGTGCATGAGGATTGTGGACCAAAGGGAGGGGCCGCTTTTAGCAGAATATTCTGTTTTTTCTGCTCTGAGAGGTACAAAGCAaggttatttctgttttgtctgtAGAATCCACCATCctgctgcttttctttgtttttctcagttGCTTGTAGTTTTGGTAGCACATGCTCTAGTTCCAAAGTACGAGAAACTCTGCTTTAACCAACCACCACGCAGTTAGTTGTAAAACAAAGATTTCCAACTTCTCGTAAGAAAGACtgctctttctccctttcctcatttttaaagaattctccCCTGTTAGTTGTAACCTCATTCCTGGAAACAAATTTTTTATCCATTATATATGTAACTTATTTTCCCGTAAGTGTAGGCCTGACTCAGTCTAGGAAATGACAGCAAGAAATGTGTTTCCTTATGTGATTGGCAATGCCAAGAGTTAAACTGGGATTGATATTAAATATGATTAGGGCCCAGATAGATTTACCCGGGATTTTCTGGGGGTCTGTCCTCCTCAGACTATCTGCTTGGCAGCAAAGGACTACATATGTTCTAGGCTTCATATCTGTATACCACATACATgatagagaggaagagaggaaatctGATTTCTGGAATTCAGGTGTCACTGAGAGTTACCTTGACTGAACTTGTTTGATATAGTGTTGTACTGGACTGATTGGCGAAGTCAGGTTATATGCTTCACCTGTGAAAAAAGGCAAAGCTTTCTTGTAAAATGTGGATCACAAGAAGTAGCAAGGTTGAGGAAAAAAGGGAAGGATGCTGGGTACATCTCAACTATTCGTAAGAATTCAATACAGAAAAGAAATGTATGTGAAGTAAATTATGAAAGTCACCCTATAAATGAAATTCAGCACAATACAAATTGCTaagttccttttaaaaattcttaaaaacatgCCATTCTTAAAAAAGCATGTCATAATAAATCTCAGTGTGACAATTTGATTTCTATCAAAATGGATCACATGGAAGCAGAAATTTCCATTAACCCCTATGAAAATTTACATAATTAGTATTTAATCACCAAGTGTTGAGAAAGTCATAAAGATGTCTGATCATTGACTTTGAAGATATCACTCTGATTAATAAATCAGTTTTAGTGCTTGCCAAGCTTTATTCTTTAGGTATATCTATAGGTATTGATTTTCTAGGATGGATTTAGAGTGAATTTTCCCTTAAAAAGTTATTCTGCTAGCATTTATTTATAAGtgtatctcattttttaaataaatagtagaAGTATGTTACTCAACCTACCTGTCTCAAAGAAATAGGCATGTTATATTCCTAGTGACCAGTATAATTCTACATTTCATTTATGTAAGAAAGCAACAACCTGTagatatttcttcatttatatctAGTCAGTATTTAATTATTAGTAGAGGAAATATGTACTGCCAATAGTGTGTTAACTTGGAATAGATTCTCAAGAATATGAATTgcaacattaatattttaaagctttttgaaGACATAAAATATTCTGATATCTTTTTAATCCAGAAAAACCTGGGTAAAATTTTAAGTTCTCACTCAACTAAATGGAATAATTTATATAGTATAATAAAAGACATTACTGATCATTTACATAGGAAATGATGTCTTGGAGCAGTTCCTGAGATGAAATTTTTGCGGGGGAAGTATCCTTGAGAATGTGGCAGGTGGAGTGGGCTAGACCTTTGGTATTTGAATTATGGCAGAGAATACATTCCAGCTGCAAGTCATAGACAATTTGTTGCCTGGCTGAAGGGGGTATATAGAGTGGGTGAGCAAACGGAAGTGATTGAAGCTTAATAACAGATCAGATTACCAGAGAATTCACAAATATGTCTTGAATTTCTCTGGAAATAAAGGGTTTTTTAACTGCTGTGTTTGAATCAAATCTATATCCCGTGAGACACTTTTGTACAAAATAAGACAGTGAATAATAATACATACTAAATAAGACAGTAGTATCTGCCAAGTCCCCTCAATTACATAGGAAAATTATCATAAATCCATCATACAAAACCCCctacatttctaaatttttttttttagaactgttCTCATGATTATACGGTCATGTGACTATCTAAATGTTGGCCTCTAGACCCTTATAAGCAAATCCTTTGTAGGTCCTGTACCACCTCTGGTACTTCTAAGTATTTCCACAAGTGTGGGATGAGTCAAACATTAAGAAAGCTGTCTCTGAGACAGTTCACATTCTTTGTCCCTTTGTGTTTGGGGCTACTACATTGTGTCAActgatcttttttcattttacaatttcAAAAATGCATTGATATATAAACTGACTATTTCAGAGGATACTTACAAAGCTTAGCAAATGACAGTGTGATATATGGTTCAAGGTTTGCTTAATTTTGACATGAACAAAACTTAACAGTAATGATATGGACATCGTCTATCTGGCATAAAAGTTATTAGAGTTGCTGTTAAGGAATATGGCTCTTTGATAATTCAGGCAAAATACCTATTTTAAATAAAGGGAAAGTGAATTCcctaaattaaaagtaaataaaacactcAGTTTCAATATCAAGAGCACTGTTCTTCAAATCAAGTAATGTCAGTTCATAGAATCTCATGGCCTGATGAAAATTTGAGAAAAGAGAACATTTCCTCATGCCCTAAGGCATGGGATTTTACCTAAGCCATCACACACTATAAAGTATTTACATCCAAGATAGATTTaatatttcttcctcttgctgCTTAATTTTGAAAAGCTGACCCTCAAGTACAGAATTgccaaaatatgtattttgtaaatttagtacatttaaaaaaatgtttccagtTGTATTGTTATAAATTCAGCAATGAAAGGTAGtaataatattataaatgatGTTTAACAAAAGTCAGTGTTAAGCCTTTTCTCTGGCCCTTAGATCTGTGTGAACTTTGAAAGATCCTTAAACATTCTAAGTCTTAGATCGCGTGTCACCAAAATGgtaaagatatttatatattttaaaaagctaccataaagattaaaaatacattCACATACAAAGTTATAAAtagtttgtatgtgtgtatgtgtatgtatggtttccttggtggctcagtattaaagaacccgcttgccaaggcaagagacaccgctttcaatctctgggtgggaaagatcccctggagaaggaaatggcaacccacgtattcttgcctggaaatcccctggaaagaggagcctggtgggctactgtccacggggtcacaaagagagtcAGAAAtgccttagcgactaaacaacaacatgtgtATGTATAGAGCTATTGTTAAGAGATGTAGCTTAACAAGATAATATTTGTTCATGTATTGCCTTTGTATACTTTCACATTCTATGAATGTATACAGtcttatttgaaagtgaaagttgctcagagtcagtgttcgactctttgcaaccctatggacttaacccgccaggctcctctgtccattcccttttccaggggatcttcccaccccagggaccaaaccttcactgcctgcattgcaggcagattctttaccatctgagccactaggaaagccccacAATCTCATTGAATACATACGTATATGtgtttatgcatatacatatatgtacatatgcatacacatagaTTGCTCCCATgcatttgcatatttatttttcaataaactatattttagaacagttttggGGTGTAAGCAAAACTAAGCAGAAAGCACAAAGTTCCCATATATCCCCAGAtgtacaccccacccccaccctaatacacacacatgtatctttCCCTATTATCAGCATCCTACATCACCGTGGTATGTTTGTTAATAATCAGTGAATCTACAGTAATACATCACAATCACtgaaagtccatagtttacaatCAACTTCACTCTTGATGTTGTACATTTTATCAGTTTTGACAACCATATAATGACATGTGTCTACCCtaatcaaagaaaataattttattttctaataatacTCTGTGCGCCACCAATCATACATCCCTCTTTTGTGCATTTTTATGTACTATACAGATGTATAGCATTGAGTTTTCCATCATGTCTGGGTAGCAAGAAATAAAAGATTCAAGTATAGTCATAGTTCCACTTCTATATCTAAATGATATTTAATAagtaattcttttcccatatgtaTGAATTGTTGACTAATAACATACATTGCAAATATATATCACTAAATGtgatatataagtgatatataaatgtgatatataaGTGTGTCTTCTGATTAAATGCACACTTATTAAAGAGTTAACTAAATGCATAGTAACTATAGACatttttttacataaatagaaaatacaaatggTATTACATGAAATCTCTtgttatatattctgaatataggTCCTTTACTTGAAACATTTGAAAtgatttgttcagttgctaaatcctatctgactctttgtgacccagtgaactgcagcactccaggcttccctgtccttcaccatctcccagagcttgctcaaattcatgtccactgagtcagtgatgccatccaatcacctcaacctctgtcacccccttcctctcataccctcagtctttcccagcatcagggtcttttccagtgagtcagctctttgtgtcaggtggccaaaggactggagcttcagcattagtccttccaataaatattcagggttgatttcctttaggattaactggtttgatctccttgcagtccaagggactctcaagtgtcttctccagcaccactattcgaaagcatcaattcttcagtgctcagccttctttatggtgcaattctcacatctgtacatgactcctggaaacagctttgactatacggatctttgttggcaaagtgatgtctctgctttttaatatactgtcgaAGTTTGACATAACTTTACTTTCaaagagcaagtgccttttaattccaaggctgcagtcaccatctgcagtgattctggagcccaagaaaataaaatctgcccttatttccactttttccctatctatttgccatgaagtgatgggaccagatgccatgatcttagtttttttaaatgttgagttttaagccagctttttcactctcctcttttatcttcatcaagaggctctttagttcttctttgctttctgccataagggtggtgtcatctgcatatctgaggttactgatatttctcccagcaatcttgattccagcttgtgcttcctccagcccagctttttgcatgatgtactctgcatataagttaaataagcatggtgactacatacagccttgatgtactcctttcccaatttggaaccagtctgttgttccatatccagttctaacttgcatacttgacctgcatacaggtttctcaggagacaggtaaggtgatctcaTCTCACGACAggtattctcatctctaaaaatttttcatagtttgctgtgatccacacagttaaaacCATTGGTCTACATAAATTATGATAAGAATAAAGATTAAGTTCTTACCATATTCAAACTTAAATTTCAGACTAAATAAGTGAACTAAGCATTTATTTTGGGAAATCAAATAgcatcaacaaatattttagtAGTTATCCATACTAGGCAACGAGGTCCGTGGTATCAGGTAACACACATTTTTCATCATTGTCTTATCAACTCACATAGTGTCTCATAGTTGTAGTTATTcaaaatttggagaactcaggtgaggaatcttttattattaaaaaaataagcaaacaaacttAGTAGAGCTTTCCTTTGCTATCTCTTCTAATATTGACTTCCTGTCCTTTTTGCACCCTTTTCCAGGAAGTATTAATTACTGATGTATTGGTGTCTTTATTGCCTGTCTGCTCTACCAGTTTGAGGCTTTAGCCATGCTTCTTTAAATCACTAAGGTGACCTTAGTGATCTAGCATAGAATACTCTTTAGTATTGAGGAAGCATGCAATAAAAATGTGTTGACTGATGATTACCTCAATGATTTGGGAATGGACATACATTATTTATTGACCCAcacttaccttaaaaaaaaaacacaaaatatgtgAACTTTAATAATTTTTCCTTAAACCTCTTAAATgaaaactctgtctccaaaatGCTAGACTTCTGTTTATGTCATGTATGTTCCTAATGCTGTTTGTGATTTGCAAAACTTTTTGAAAGTTGAATCCTTTTTCTAACTTAAGAATTAAATTAATGTCCTCTAAATATGAAGCTACCATTACAATCCTCAATATATGAATCAGACTGTCATTTTGAATGTGCCCATGAAAACATGACATTTCCTCCACATATTAAGCAGCACTTTTGTAATAGTGAAGAATAAGAACAAACAAATCTTTcaaaaagatttttgaaaacaTACAAAGACTA
The nucleotide sequence above comes from Cervus elaphus chromosome 17, mCerEla1.1, whole genome shotgun sequence. Encoded proteins:
- the TRAM1L1 gene encoding translocating chain-associated membrane protein 1-like 1 — protein: MTFRKKGSKNPPLLSLEFILQNHADFVACVGMFFVLGLMFEGTAEVSIVFITLQHGVTFPAAEAEAAEAERATAPKFLYHYGAKDLATVFFYTLVAIIIHATIQEYVLDRINRRMQFPKQRQGKFYESGQFSVFFLVSCIWGTFILVSENCLSDLTALWKAHTHNMMTFQMKFFYISQLAYWFHAFPELLFQRSRPQELSQQAVYVGLHLFHIAGAYLLYLNHLGLLLLMMHYFVEFLSHSCDLFYFSDEKFQKEFSLWAIVFILGRLVTLIVSLITAGFQLAGGQNGGSDDPAEDVNVLAAKIAVLSSSCSIQAYVTWNLFNVQLQRWMEEDAPLQAPSVKKKRIKGRFCRKGMENGVATSN